Proteins from a genomic interval of Polaribacter sejongensis:
- a CDS encoding retropepsin-like aspartic protease gives MSSIKKILKKKKFVKIKLKKIATNHLELKATINGVKGRFILDTGASNSCVGLDMITHFNLEAVESETKAAGAGATDMETLQSDNNSLKIGSWKTNKCHLVLFNLSHVNTALTQHKAKEVHGIIGADVLQKGKAFIDYHKKVLYLKKTKK, from the coding sequence ATGAGTAGTATTAAGAAAATTTTAAAGAAGAAGAAATTCGTCAAAATAAAGCTAAAAAAAATTGCGACCAATCACTTGGAATTAAAAGCAACAATTAATGGTGTAAAAGGGCGATTTATTCTAGATACAGGTGCTTCTAACTCTTGTGTAGGATTAGATATGATTACTCATTTTAATTTGGAAGCTGTAGAAAGTGAAACCAAAGCAGCTGGGGCAGGAGCAACAGATATGGAAACGTTACAGTCTGATAATAATTCTTTAAAAATAGGAAGTTGGAAAACAAATAAATGTCATTTAGTGTTGTTCAATTTATCGCATGTTAATACAGCTTTAACGCAACACAAAGCAAAAGAAGTACATGGAATTATTGGTGCAGATGTGCTACAAAAAGGAAAAGCATTTATAGATTATCATAAAAAAGTTTTATACTTAAAGAAAACAAAGAAATAA
- a CDS encoding T9SS type A sorting domain-containing protein — MNNTNNTQKLFLKNFNFSKNQHLKEKKTYKKGIIYLIVFLSVFLNIKTFANIIPNRGSSSEFCKASTPKEGYYNKNFEDHRSNKTEFTKNNELLPIIKLGFEYTNTENLRLHHQIAISFQATNSFDYEKGYDAESFIDNETDIYWKFKDDHRKYVITGVQEISDDLEVPLEITMGYSGQVDLMVDKIQNISREIYIKDKLTGVSYNIKNGKINLTLDKGICSNRFVLAFRESTSNTLKLENNTLINETTIYADNQNKNIVISKNQEITIQKIELFNILGKKTSLWNITEQKNSYKLAIKNQIPKGLYIIKMYSNKGTLSKKVVIE; from the coding sequence ATGAATAACACTAACAACACTCAGAAATTATTTTTAAAAAACTTCAATTTTTCTAAAAACCAACATCTTAAAGAAAAGAAAACTTATAAAAAAGGAATTATCTATTTAATAGTATTTCTATCCGTTTTCTTAAATATTAAAACTTTTGCCAATATAATACCAAATAGAGGGTCATCATCAGAATTCTGTAAAGCCTCCACACCTAAAGAAGGCTATTATAATAAAAATTTTGAAGATCACAGAAGTAACAAAACTGAATTTACAAAAAATAATGAATTATTACCAATCATTAAATTAGGGTTTGAATATACAAATACAGAAAATTTAAGGTTACATCATCAAATAGCAATCTCTTTTCAAGCAACAAATTCATTTGATTATGAAAAAGGTTACGATGCGGAGTCATTTATCGACAATGAAACTGACATCTATTGGAAATTTAAGGATGATCATAGAAAATATGTAATTACTGGTGTGCAAGAAATTTCTGATGATTTAGAAGTTCCATTAGAAATTACAATGGGGTATTCTGGACAGGTAGATTTAATGGTAGATAAAATTCAAAATATTTCCAGAGAAATTTACATAAAAGATAAACTTACAGGAGTTTCATACAACATAAAAAATGGAAAAATCAATTTAACCTTAGATAAAGGTATCTGTTCTAATCGTTTTGTTTTAGCTTTTAGAGAATCTACCTCTAACACACTTAAACTAGAAAACAATACACTAATTAACGAAACTACTATTTATGCTGATAATCAAAATAAAAATATTGTAATTTCTAAAAATCAAGAAATAACAATACAGAAAATAGAACTTTTTAATATACTTGGTAAAAAAACAAGCTTATGGAACATTACAGAACAGAAAAATAGCTACAAGCTAGCCATAAAAAATCAAATACCAAAAGGACTATACATTATAAAAATGTATAGCAACAAAGGTACCCTAAGTAAAAAAGTAGTTATTGAATAA
- a CDS encoding GatB/YqeY domain-containing protein — protein sequence MSLQKQVMDKMKEAMKAKDTVALQALRAVKSAFLLAKTETGVQAEITEEQEIKIIQKQVKQRRDSAAIFIEQGRQDLADPELAELAVLEQFLPEALSEKEIESVVITTITKVGASGMKDMGKVMGIVSAELAGKADGKTISTLVKKNLM from the coding sequence ATGAGTTTGCAGAAACAAGTAATGGATAAAATGAAAGAAGCAATGAAAGCAAAAGATACCGTTGCTTTACAAGCTTTAAGAGCGGTTAAATCTGCCTTTTTATTAGCGAAAACGGAAACAGGTGTTCAAGCAGAAATTACGGAAGAGCAAGAAATTAAAATTATTCAGAAGCAAGTTAAACAAAGAAGAGACAGTGCAGCTATCTTTATAGAACAAGGTAGACAAGATTTAGCCGATCCAGAATTAGCTGAATTAGCTGTTTTAGAACAGTTTTTACCAGAAGCCTTATCAGAAAAAGAAATTGAAAGTGTTGTTATTACTACGATTACCAAAGTAGGGGCATCCGGAATGAAAGATATGGGAAAAGTTATGGGAATTGTTTCTGCTGAATTAGCAGGTAAAGCAGATGGTAAAACCATTTCTACTTTAGTAAAAAAGAATTTAATGTAA